The Candidatus Arthromitus sp. SFB-mouse-Japan genome includes a region encoding these proteins:
- a CDS encoding PD-(D/E)XK nuclease family protein — protein sequence MKFKFIFGKKGYGKTQYILNEIKNEMKNVNDHRILIIVPSHNTFMMENRILEYLGENALSKLEIMDFKKFTFKLLNIFKGKTKNRISNIGKSLLVNYLIRNNYGKFLYFKDNNNIDLSDEILSMLIDFKNYNIDNNCINCILNAINPNTELYSKISDLMYINNLYNDYIDNNYLDSLDDMRIANDIIQKNKDLFNSYNIYIDGFDIFTYYQYEFLNIIIDRSNKLVVSLTIDELSNSIIYNDIIKIKNRVLTLLFNKDCYDIEEVYLNDVHKSDELKYLDRNYLKYNVRPYPYEVKNIFLNKCLNNFYEVEELCKKIRYLVINIGYRYKDIGVICRDIDSYENFIRVSFDEFNIPYFIDKKNEITSNMFSIFIFSIFEIFDNNFSNNALFKYIKSGLLDLDDDEIFLIENFSLENGISKYKWKTDFIDEYYIRYKIERGNEDNIDINKINAIRRIIIDPLMALFNKVKGKNSVNYFIKELYNFLKDFGFLDKIQYICESLKLRNDFINANEIVQIVDNIFNVLDEINDIFRNEMLSFSEFGKILINSISKIEISHVPMRMDEILIGDIERLKIGNYKVLFVIGCNSINFPKIYKKEDLINDLEKNYIRNLGFEFSGTNIDKNLSENYLIYSLLNIPKESLYISYSISNMDSRSMNPSILISRIKKIFPKVIEDNKTIIKTEFSIDNIYSMNSTLSSFILDFKNCILNNKLSKIHTELYNFYKNNDKFKDFISIFLMRIRGKNYKDLLDLDMLNYIYKDTKFSISSVETYSKCPFKYFLDYIIKVRIRRIFSFESYDYGNIVHFLMENICKNIIKYYNFRNLSKDEIDKFTLDYFNNIIFSYDNGSYILNNNFKFRTFGKKVRKIISDAIFFTCKHLGNTEFFHKYYEFEFGKNSSKIELILNDGRRASFVGKVDRIDFCKSNDEMFINVIDYKSSIHDIDYGKIYNVLNIQTIAYMDYIIRLYRDNYNIDLNPCGIFYFTISKPIIKNKKNIDLIKETEKYYRYSGFIINDIKKINLIDKNILNNGNGSSISLKINKDGEISKVNSLESILSENEFSDILEFVHESVKDKIMEIYDGNIEVCPVLDDINQSRCSYCNYVGICKFTKKTNKFRIINELDKDLFFNLIRKGNN from the coding sequence TTGAAATTTAAATTTATATTTGGGAAAAAAGGTTATGGAAAAACACAGTATATATTGAATGAAATAAAGAATGAAATGAAAAATGTTAATGATCATAGAATTTTAATTATAGTTCCTAGTCATAACACTTTTATGATGGAAAATAGGATACTTGAGTATTTAGGAGAAAATGCACTGTCAAAGCTTGAGATAATGGATTTTAAGAAATTCACGTTTAAGTTATTAAATATATTTAAGGGAAAAACAAAAAATAGGATATCGAATATAGGTAAGTCATTGTTAGTTAATTATTTGATTAGGAATAATTATGGTAAGTTTTTATATTTTAAAGATAATAATAACATTGATTTGTCTGATGAAATATTATCAATGTTAATAGATTTTAAGAATTATAATATAGATAATAATTGTATTAATTGTATATTAAATGCTATTAATCCTAATACGGAGTTATATAGTAAGATTAGTGATTTGATGTATATAAATAATTTATATAATGATTATATAGATAATAATTATTTAGATTCTTTAGATGATATGAGAATAGCAAATGATATTATACAAAAAAATAAGGATCTATTTAATTCTTATAATATTTATATAGATGGGTTCGATATATTTACATATTATCAATATGAGTTTTTAAATATAATTATTGATAGGTCAAATAAATTAGTTGTATCTCTTACAATAGATGAGTTATCAAATAGTATTATTTATAACGATATTATTAAAATAAAGAATAGAGTTCTAACATTACTTTTCAACAAAGATTGTTACGATATTGAAGAAGTATATTTAAATGATGTACATAAAAGCGATGAACTTAAATATTTAGATAGAAATTATTTGAAATATAATGTTAGACCTTATCCTTATGAGGTTAAGAATATATTTTTAAATAAATGTTTAAATAACTTTTATGAGGTTGAAGAATTATGTAAAAAAATTAGATATTTAGTTATAAATATAGGATATAGGTATAAAGATATAGGGGTTATATGTAGGGATATTGATTCATACGAGAATTTTATAAGAGTTTCTTTTGATGAATTTAATATTCCTTATTTTATAGATAAAAAAAATGAGATAACATCAAATATGTTTAGTATTTTTATATTTTCTATATTTGAAATTTTTGATAATAATTTTTCTAATAATGCTTTATTTAAGTATATAAAGAGTGGACTTTTAGATTTAGATGATGATGAAATATTTTTAATTGAAAATTTTTCGTTGGAAAATGGTATATCAAAATATAAATGGAAAACTGATTTTATAGATGAGTATTATATAAGATACAAAATAGAAAGAGGAAATGAAGATAACATTGATATAAACAAAATAAATGCTATACGAAGAATTATTATAGATCCATTAATGGCCTTATTTAATAAGGTAAAAGGGAAAAATAGTGTAAATTATTTTATTAAAGAGTTATATAATTTTTTAAAAGATTTTGGTTTCTTAGATAAAATACAATATATATGTGAATCACTTAAATTAAGAAATGATTTTATTAATGCTAATGAAATAGTTCAAATTGTAGATAATATTTTTAATGTTTTAGATGAGATAAATGATATATTTAGGAATGAGATGTTAAGTTTTTCTGAGTTCGGAAAAATTCTGATAAATAGTATATCAAAAATTGAAATATCCCATGTACCTATGAGGATGGATGAAATATTAATAGGGGATATTGAAAGATTAAAGATAGGTAACTATAAGGTATTATTTGTTATAGGGTGTAACTCTATAAATTTTCCTAAAATTTATAAAAAAGAGGATTTAATAAATGACTTAGAAAAGAATTATATAAGGAATTTAGGATTTGAATTTTCAGGTACAAATATTGATAAGAATTTATCTGAAAATTATCTTATATATTCTCTATTAAATATACCTAAGGAGAGTTTATATATTAGTTATTCTATATCAAATATGGATAGTAGATCTATGAATCCATCGATTTTAATATCTAGAATTAAGAAAATATTTCCTAAAGTAATTGAAGATAACAAAACTATTATAAAAACTGAATTTTCAATAGATAATATATATTCTATGAATAGTACGTTAAGTAGTTTTATATTGGATTTTAAAAATTGTATTTTAAATAATAAATTATCTAAGATTCATACGGAGTTATATAATTTTTATAAAAATAATGATAAATTTAAGGATTTTATATCTATATTTTTAATGAGAATAAGAGGTAAGAATTATAAAGATTTACTTGATTTGGATATGTTAAATTATATATATAAAGATACAAAATTTTCTATATCATCAGTAGAAACTTATTCTAAGTGTCCATTCAAGTATTTTTTAGATTATATAATAAAAGTAAGGATTAGAAGGATATTTTCTTTTGAATCTTATGATTATGGTAACATAGTTCATTTTTTAATGGAGAATATATGTAAGAATATAATAAAATATTATAATTTTAGGAATTTATCTAAAGATGAAATTGATAAATTTACCTTAGATTATTTTAATAATATAATTTTTTCTTATGATAATGGGAGTTATATTTTAAATAATAATTTTAAATTTAGAACTTTTGGGAAAAAAGTGAGGAAGATTATAAGTGATGCAATATTTTTTACTTGTAAGCACTTAGGAAATACAGAATTTTTTCATAAATATTATGAATTTGAATTTGGAAAAAATAGTTCTAAAATAGAATTAATTTTAAATGATGGTAGAAGGGCTTCTTTTGTTGGGAAAGTTGATCGCATTGATTTTTGTAAGAGTAATGATGAGATGTTTATAAATGTTATTGATTATAAATCAAGTATTCATGATATAGATTATGGTAAAATTTATAATGTTTTAAATATACAAACAATTGCGTATATGGATTATATTATAAGATTATATAGAGATAATTATAATATTGATCTAAATCCTTGTGGTATTTTTTATTTTACTATAAGTAAACCTATAATTAAGAATAAGAAGAATATAGATTTGATAAAAGAAACTGAGAAGTATTACAGATATAGTGGATTTATTATTAATGATATTAAAAAGATTAATCTTATCGATAAAAATATTTTAAATAATGGAAATGGAAGCAGTATATCTTTAAAAATAAATAAAGATGGAGAAATATCTAAGGTTAATTCTCTAGAGAGTATTTTATCTGAAAATGAATTTAGTGATATATTAGAATTTGTACACGAATCTGTTAAGGATAAAATTATGGAAATTTATGATGGAAATATAGAGGTATGTCCTGTATTAGATGATATTAATCAATCGAGATGTAGTTATTGCAATTATGTAGGAATATGTAAATTTACAAAGAAAACAAATAAATTTAGGATTATTAATGAATTAGATAAAGATTTATTTTTTAATTTAATACGAAAGGGAAATAATTAG
- the addA gene encoding helicase-exonuclease AddAB subunit AddA: MDFSKNQKNVIELINGDLLVSASAGSGKTAVLVQRIINLILNYCVSINEILVITFTNAAAVEMKERIVKALEDNINDINKHILEEQLMLVSNSNIQTFHSFCLDILKNNYYKLNLGSNFKIIKDSHRKMLIGDALDDTFNFYYENEDEDFLTIVNIYGGKYSDVKLREIIVYIYEFIQNIVDIDGFIEKSTDIYIIKDNDDIFSTKLGKVLRLRLINKFTLYKKKLIDFLLGISNNKKVYSIIENDIFIINSFIKRLNNSYEDVYEYIYSFNFLRLSKLCDDYKEIRSGLKDFIDSLKKNIFIVSENILKLQIGDLKNIVIKLFEIVCKFKEKFELGKLSENYVDFNDMEHLVIKLLNDTRICDNYRNKFKYIFIDEYQDTNYIQEYIINKIKNNYNVFMVGDIKQSIYGFRGAKVDLFSKKYKNFKKVDDITFVEGNENKILLYDNYRSRNEVISFVNFIFENIMIDGISNIEYTPEEYLNCASDYKVIKNNNENCEGEVTLSIIINDEKNSDIINEMEDVECSLIIEYINKLINSEDTIYKIYDKSINGYRKIEYKDIVILVRNVNGACISKLLHEELEKNNIPSYFDGGDQFFDCIEVITILSLLKVINNPTDDVDILTVLKSEIFNFSNNDLAYIRIVNNDEYIYKNIKYILNLNCCVENRVFLNDEFSITYDRFKILYDKCMFFVEKINEYREKSLFMKIDEFIWFIYKDSKYYFLLSTMEDGLTKQSNLRIIFNKAKEFRVASFSGLFNFIEYLKYSKKFGDDILVPKNISENENVVRIMSIHKSKGLEFPVVILCNTSGRFNFKDLNNSIILHDEFGIGLNHIDYNLNLETDMFIKNIIKEDHKDNIISEELRILYVALTRAKEKLFITGTYNSDKDFQRVADIYKCKSYLDFLCNSLMKHRDGYILREYKGENGLHNDLNKCEFKINVYNKSDFLKGEKHDSENDDINLESIMERESSSYNHINDIFNFKYDYDDVINMPINLSVSEILSYDEEEKLNINFKVPKFIDDSKNEKLYTALDIGNLYHFFMQNIVLGPSMVYDYLESELNRMVKCEMLSNDDIKYLNLNKILKFFESNLGKRVIECFNKDRRKVYREFEFLMNHRVDKINKNNDLRIQGIIDLFFFDGDNIVLIDYKTDKHIFNNKVIPNKYKEQLYYYKIALNKIFNLDISESYIYSFENNKAFMV; encoded by the coding sequence GTGGATTTTAGTAAGAATCAGAAAAATGTTATTGAATTAATTAACGGAGATTTGCTCGTATCGGCTTCAGCTGGATCAGGAAAAACAGCAGTTTTAGTTCAGCGTATAATAAATTTAATATTGAATTATTGTGTATCTATAAATGAAATATTAGTAATTACATTTACAAATGCTGCAGCAGTTGAAATGAAAGAGAGAATTGTAAAAGCATTAGAAGATAACATTAATGATATAAACAAACATATTTTAGAAGAGCAATTAATGTTAGTAAGTAATTCTAATATTCAAACCTTTCATTCTTTTTGTTTGGATATTTTAAAAAATAATTATTATAAATTAAATTTGGGATCTAATTTTAAAATAATTAAGGATAGTCATAGAAAGATGCTAATTGGTGATGCACTTGATGATACATTTAATTTTTATTATGAAAATGAGGATGAGGATTTTTTGACTATAGTAAATATTTATGGAGGAAAATATTCAGATGTAAAATTAAGGGAGATAATTGTATATATTTATGAATTTATACAAAATATAGTTGATATTGATGGATTTATAGAAAAAAGTACAGATATTTACATAATAAAAGATAATGATGATATATTTTCAACCAAATTAGGTAAGGTATTACGGTTACGATTAATAAATAAATTTACATTGTATAAAAAAAAGTTAATTGATTTTTTATTGGGAATTAGTAATAATAAAAAGGTTTATAGTATTATAGAGAATGATATATTTATAATTAATTCATTTATAAAACGATTAAATAATTCTTATGAAGATGTATATGAGTATATTTATAGTTTTAATTTTTTGAGATTATCAAAATTATGTGATGATTATAAAGAAATAAGGAGTGGATTAAAAGATTTTATAGACTCTTTAAAGAAAAACATATTTATTGTAAGTGAAAATATATTAAAGTTGCAAATTGGTGATTTGAAAAATATTGTTATTAAATTATTTGAGATTGTATGTAAATTTAAGGAGAAATTTGAATTAGGAAAATTATCAGAAAACTATGTAGATTTTAATGATATGGAACACTTAGTAATTAAACTCTTGAATGATACCAGGATATGTGATAATTATAGAAATAAATTCAAATATATTTTTATAGATGAATATCAAGATACTAATTACATACAAGAATATATAATAAATAAAATAAAGAATAATTATAATGTATTTATGGTCGGCGACATTAAGCAGAGTATTTATGGTTTTAGAGGTGCAAAAGTAGATTTATTTAGTAAAAAATACAAGAATTTTAAAAAAGTAGATGATATAACTTTTGTAGAAGGAAATGAGAATAAGATATTATTATATGATAATTATAGGAGTAGGAATGAAGTAATTAGTTTTGTTAATTTTATATTTGAGAATATTATGATAGATGGAATATCTAATATAGAATATACACCTGAGGAATATTTAAATTGTGCAAGTGACTATAAAGTGATTAAAAATAATAATGAAAATTGTGAAGGAGAGGTTACTCTTTCAATTATAATAAATGATGAAAAAAATTCAGATATTATTAATGAAATGGAGGATGTGGAGTGTAGCTTAATTATTGAATATATAAATAAGCTTATTAATTCTGAAGATACAATATATAAAATTTATGATAAAAGTATTAATGGATATAGGAAAATTGAATATAAGGATATTGTTATTTTAGTAAGGAATGTAAATGGTGCATGTATATCAAAATTATTACATGAAGAGCTTGAGAAAAACAATATACCATCATATTTTGATGGAGGGGATCAATTTTTTGATTGTATTGAGGTAATCACAATATTAAGTTTACTTAAAGTTATTAATAATCCTACTGATGATGTTGATATACTTACAGTTCTTAAAAGTGAAATATTTAATTTTTCAAATAATGATTTAGCATATATAAGAATTGTAAATAATGATGAGTACATATATAAAAATATTAAGTATATTTTGAATTTAAATTGTTGTGTAGAAAATAGAGTGTTTTTAAATGATGAATTTTCAATAACCTATGACAGGTTTAAAATTCTTTATGATAAGTGTATGTTTTTTGTAGAGAAGATAAATGAATATAGGGAAAAGTCATTGTTTATGAAAATTGATGAGTTTATTTGGTTTATATATAAGGATAGTAAATATTATTTTTTACTGTCAACTATGGAAGATGGATTAACTAAGCAGAGTAATTTAAGAATTATATTTAATAAGGCAAAGGAGTTTAGGGTTGCTAGTTTTTCAGGATTATTTAATTTTATAGAGTATTTGAAGTATTCAAAGAAATTTGGAGATGATATATTAGTCCCTAAAAATATATCTGAGAATGAAAATGTAGTACGTATAATGAGTATACACAAAAGTAAAGGACTTGAATTTCCAGTAGTAATACTTTGTAATACATCAGGTAGATTTAATTTTAAGGATTTGAATAATTCTATAATATTGCATGATGAGTTTGGTATTGGATTAAATCACATAGATTACAATTTGAATTTAGAAACAGATATGTTTATTAAAAATATTATTAAAGAAGATCATAAAGACAATATTATTTCAGAAGAACTTAGAATACTATATGTGGCTTTAACAAGAGCTAAGGAGAAATTATTTATAACAGGTACATACAATTCGGATAAAGATTTTCAAAGAGTAGCTGATATTTATAAATGTAAGAGTTATTTGGATTTTTTGTGTAATTCACTTATGAAACATAGAGATGGATATATTCTTAGAGAATATAAAGGTGAAAATGGATTACACAATGATTTAAATAAGTGTGAGTTTAAAATTAATGTATATAATAAATCAGATTTTTTAAAGGGTGAGAAACATGATAGTGAAAATGATGATATAAATTTAGAAAGTATTATGGAGAGAGAATCCTCAAGTTATAATCATATAAATGATATTTTTAATTTTAAGTATGATTATGATGATGTGATTAATATGCCGATTAATTTATCTGTATCTGAGATATTATCTTATGATGAGGAAGAGAAATTAAATATAAATTTTAAGGTTCCTAAATTTATTGATGATAGCAAAAATGAAAAGTTGTACACAGCTTTAGATATAGGTAATTTATATCATTTTTTTATGCAAAATATAGTTTTAGGACCAAGTATGGTTTATGATTATTTAGAAAGTGAGCTAAATCGTATGGTTAAATGCGAGATGCTTTCTAATGATGATATTAAGTATTTGAATTTAAATAAGATATTAAAATTTTTTGAAAGTAATTTAGGTAAGAGAGTTATAGAGTGTTTTAATAAGGATAGAAGAAAAGTTTATAGGGAATTTGAGTTTTTGATGAATCATAGGGTAGATAAGATAAATAAAAATAATGATTTGAGAATTCAAGGAATAATTGATTTGTTTTTCTTTGATGGAGATAACATAGTTTTAATAGATTATAAAACAGACAAGCATATATTTAATAATAAAGTTATTCCTAATAAGTATAAAGAACAACTTTATTATTATAAGATTGCTCTGAATAAAATATTTAATTTAGACATTTCTGAGAGTTATATTTATTCTTTTGAGAATAATAAAGCTTTTATGGTTTGA
- a CDS encoding CCA tRNA nucleotidyltransferase, protein MKNFLKDNVKELINIFNQNNFECYVVGGAIRNYLLNIPIYEFDLCTNAHPKYIKSLFEKHINIGEKFGCIKIHFKGDWFEITTLRIEKEYIDFRHANYIKFINSPYEDSLRRDFTINSIYYDGNKLIDPMLGTNDIKNKLLRVIGDGNIKFKEDPLRILRCIRFKSELDFNIEYLTLLALKNNFNLIINLSKYRINEELKKIFKGVNFIKSIQLLNLLNFFSLVSNKEVKLFNINSLINSVTDFHLRIFCLFYFHSKISDNLIFQILESDYNINKKKMIEIKKVYDAIKNFQNNKLFIKKIILKENYKFSLKIILIISHYIDKMILKIFYKIKWGYSPLKFKHINLNTQNFVKNKKDVIKYNKYLITLLHLKPSLNEYNTLIHLIKFFKP, encoded by the coding sequence ATGAAAAATTTTTTAAAAGATAATGTAAAAGAATTAATCAATATATTTAATCAAAATAATTTTGAATGTTACGTTGTTGGAGGAGCCATAAGAAATTATTTATTAAATATTCCTATTTATGAATTTGATTTATGTACAAATGCTCATCCAAAATACATTAAATCTTTATTTGAAAAACATATAAACATAGGTGAAAAGTTTGGGTGTATAAAAATCCATTTTAAAGGAGATTGGTTTGAAATAACAACACTCAGAATTGAAAAAGAGTATATAGATTTTAGACATGCAAACTATATAAAATTTATAAACTCACCATATGAAGATTCATTAAGACGCGATTTCACAATCAATTCAATTTATTATGATGGTAATAAGCTAATAGATCCGATGCTTGGAACTAATGATATAAAAAATAAACTTCTAAGAGTAATTGGAGATGGAAACATAAAATTCAAAGAAGATCCCCTAAGAATTTTAAGATGCATTAGATTCAAATCAGAACTTGATTTTAACATAGAATACTTAACTTTACTTGCACTCAAAAATAACTTCAATTTAATAATAAACTTATCTAAATACAGAATAAATGAGGAATTAAAAAAAATTTTTAAAGGAGTAAATTTTATAAAATCTATACAATTATTAAACTTATTAAACTTCTTTTCACTTGTTTCAAATAAAGAGGTAAAATTATTTAATATAAATTCCTTAATAAATTCAGTAACTGATTTCCACCTAAGGATATTTTGTTTGTTTTATTTTCACTCAAAAATAAGTGATAATCTCATTTTTCAAATATTAGAAAGTGATTATAACATAAACAAAAAAAAGATGATAGAAATAAAAAAGGTATACGACGCCATAAAAAACTTCCAAAATAATAAACTATTTATAAAAAAAATTATTTTAAAGGAAAATTATAAATTCTCCCTTAAAATAATTTTAATAATATCTCATTATATAGACAAAATGATATTAAAAATTTTTTATAAAATAAAGTGGGGATATTCTCCATTAAAATTCAAACATATAAATCTAAACACACAAAACTTCGTAAAAAACAAAAAAGATGTTATTAAATATAATAAATATCTAATAACACTTCTCCATCTTAAACCATCTTTAAATGAATATAATACATTAATACATTTGATAAAATTTTTCAAACCATAA